A DNA window from Candidatus Protochlamydia naegleriophila contains the following coding sequences:
- a CDS encoding ComF family protein, protein MSNARRLWQELKHSCLHLCFPARCLHCKDVLPPQQSIFCNSCASLLELIDPEGRCQTCFSVKEEMSHDCLICKRYPSLFLRKAAAFDYLGPPSILVRQLKYANQPYLAKGMGAFLFAQFERLEWPLPDALVPVPLSFSHWLQRGYNQSLLLAEELGKLMNIPVWNALKRTSSDYSQAALALKQRKSLGHAFKLQSNCCLLDKKILVIDDVMTSGSTLHRCAEALSEGFPSLLYAMTFCRTIES, encoded by the coding sequence ATGAGTAACGCTCGGCGTTTATGGCAAGAGTTGAAGCACTCTTGCCTTCATCTTTGTTTTCCGGCCCGGTGCTTGCACTGCAAAGACGTTCTGCCTCCACAGCAATCCATTTTTTGCAACTCTTGTGCCTCTTTACTGGAGTTAATTGATCCCGAAGGGCGTTGTCAAACATGTTTTAGCGTGAAAGAGGAGATGTCTCACGATTGTCTGATTTGCAAGCGCTATCCCTCGCTGTTCTTGCGCAAAGCGGCCGCTTTTGATTATTTAGGACCTCCCTCAATTTTAGTCAGGCAATTGAAGTATGCCAACCAGCCCTATTTGGCAAAAGGGATGGGGGCTTTTTTATTTGCGCAGTTTGAGCGGCTCGAATGGCCGCTTCCCGACGCCCTTGTGCCCGTTCCGCTTTCCTTTTCACATTGGCTGCAAAGAGGCTATAATCAAAGCCTCCTATTGGCCGAAGAGCTTGGCAAACTCATGAATATACCCGTTTGGAATGCCTTAAAGCGTACGTCGAGCGACTATAGCCAAGCGGCTTTGGCATTAAAACAGCGCAAGAGCCTTGGCCATGCCTTCAAGTTGCAGTCAAACTGCTGTTTGCTAGATAAAAAAATACTGGTCATCGACGATGTCATGACATCGGGCTCTACCTTGCATAGATGCGCAGAGGCTCTGAGCGAAGGATTTCCGAGCCTTTTGTATGCCATGACTTTTTGCCGAACGATTGAGAGTTAA
- the corA gene encoding magnesium/cobalt transporter CorA, with protein MYRLLKNRVKKTGLSPGSLIPVGEQRKHPITLSIIEYSETEYLEKDNASIQECIECIEKPTMTWIQVHGVYDSSMIASIGNRFKLHPLVMEDVLNTVQRPKIDIYGEQVFIVTRMLQFDQQAHQLHDDQVSIIFGPNLLISFLEKDQDIFSPIKERLRQKTNRMRKQGSDYLAYALIDMIVDYYFNVLEKVDVNLDLLEEELVRSPKPSTLQSIQRAKRNMVFLRKSVWPMRDVVNRMQRLEPPLITAYTQVFLHDVYDHIVQTIDIIEGFRDVVAGMLDIYLSNINIRTNEIMKVLTIVSTIFVPLTFVSSLYGMNFDYMPELHTRWGYPFVLILMTMLAISMLFYFHRKKWF; from the coding sequence ATGTATCGGCTCCTCAAAAATCGCGTCAAAAAGACAGGGCTCTCTCCTGGTTCTTTGATTCCAGTCGGGGAGCAGCGCAAGCATCCGATTACTCTGTCAATTATTGAATATTCTGAAACAGAGTATCTCGAAAAGGATAATGCTTCCATTCAAGAATGCATCGAATGTATCGAAAAACCTACCATGACATGGATTCAGGTACATGGCGTCTATGATTCCTCCATGATCGCCTCAATCGGCAACCGATTCAAATTGCACCCTCTTGTCATGGAAGATGTCCTCAATACCGTCCAACGTCCAAAAATAGACATTTATGGAGAGCAGGTTTTTATTGTCACCCGGATGCTTCAATTCGATCAACAAGCGCACCAATTGCACGATGATCAGGTGAGCATCATCTTTGGCCCGAACTTGCTAATTTCCTTTTTAGAAAAAGACCAGGATATTTTTTCCCCAATCAAAGAAAGACTTCGCCAAAAGACCAATCGGATGCGCAAGCAGGGCTCCGACTATCTCGCCTATGCCTTGATCGACATGATTGTGGACTACTATTTTAATGTTCTGGAAAAAGTGGATGTCAATTTGGACCTTTTAGAAGAGGAACTCGTTCGTTCGCCCAAGCCTTCTACTCTGCAGAGCATTCAAAGAGCTAAACGCAACATGGTCTTTTTGCGCAAATCAGTCTGGCCGATGCGTGATGTCGTCAACCGCATGCAAAGACTCGAACCTCCGCTCATCACTGCCTATACCCAAGTTTTTTTACATGACGTCTACGATCACATTGTCCAGACCATCGATATCATTGAAGGATTCCGCGACGTTGTCGCCGGCATGTTGGATATTTATCTATCCAACATCAATATCCGAACCAACGAAATTATGAAGGTCTTAACGATCGTATCGACCATTTTTGTTCCTTTAACTTTTGTATCGAGCCTCTACGGCATGAACTTTGACTATATGCCAGAACTTCATACCCGATGGGGTTATCCTTTCGTTCTCATTCTCATGACAATGCTTGCCATTTCCATGCTCTTTTACTTTCATCGCAAAAAATGGTTTTAG
- the dnaA gene encoding chromosomal replication initiator protein DnaA, with the protein MLACDTDAWTQFLQFVKTRCSPAAFGNWLAPIRVIESTTDDIALEIPNIFVQEYLLSNYKKDLCAFLPVNAIGEPAIRFIIAAPQKKPATITAPALHIDSPADSQTSNSDVKLNNNYRFENFIEGPTNQFVKSAAMGVALRPGQSYNPLFIHGGVGLGKTHILHSIGHYIKEHHKKLRIQCITTEAFINDLVDSLRNKSVDRMKRFYRSEIDVLLVDDIQFLQNRLNFEEELSYTFEALKNKGAQIVITSDKPPSLLKLSERTIGKMEGGLVAHMGIPELETRVAILQHKAEQKGLHIPHKVAFFIAEHIHNNVRQLEGAINRLSAHCRLLDLNITEELVSRTLREMLQQAPREKISVEQILKSVAAVFQVRVSDLRGSNRTKDIALPRQVAMYLAKEMINESLIMLGASFGKTHSTILHACKNIEKKVASDENLRRQIGMVRRNIEA; encoded by the coding sequence ATGCTAGCTTGTGATACGGATGCTTGGACTCAATTTTTGCAATTTGTAAAAACACGATGTTCGCCAGCCGCGTTTGGTAACTGGTTGGCTCCGATTCGCGTCATTGAATCAACAACGGATGACATTGCGTTAGAAATACCTAATATCTTTGTACAAGAGTATTTACTTTCTAATTACAAAAAAGATTTATGTGCATTTTTACCGGTCAATGCAATCGGCGAACCAGCGATTCGCTTTATCATCGCTGCTCCACAAAAAAAGCCAGCAACCATCACAGCTCCCGCTCTACATATCGACTCTCCAGCAGACAGTCAAACCAGCAATAGTGATGTCAAGCTCAACAACAATTATCGCTTCGAAAATTTTATTGAAGGCCCAACAAATCAGTTTGTCAAATCTGCCGCAATGGGTGTGGCTCTTCGACCTGGTCAATCTTACAATCCTCTTTTCATTCATGGCGGTGTAGGCCTTGGAAAGACTCACATTTTGCATAGCATTGGCCACTACATTAAAGAACATCACAAGAAGCTGCGCATTCAGTGCATCACAACTGAAGCCTTTATCAACGATTTGGTGGATAGTTTAAGAAATAAGTCGGTTGACCGCATGAAGCGTTTCTACCGCTCCGAGATCGACGTCTTGCTAGTAGACGATATTCAGTTTCTTCAAAATCGTCTCAATTTTGAAGAGGAACTCTCTTACACCTTTGAAGCCTTAAAAAACAAAGGGGCGCAAATCGTAATTACGAGCGATAAGCCGCCTTCCCTACTCAAACTATCGGAGCGTACCATCGGTAAAATGGAAGGGGGGCTCGTGGCGCACATGGGCATTCCAGAATTAGAGACCCGGGTGGCCATTTTGCAGCATAAGGCCGAACAAAAAGGCTTACACATCCCACACAAAGTCGCCTTTTTCATTGCCGAGCACATTCACAATAACGTGCGTCAACTCGAAGGAGCCATCAATCGCTTAAGCGCGCATTGCCGCTTGCTCGATTTAAATATTACAGAAGAGCTCGTCTCCCGCACCTTACGTGAAATGCTGCAGCAAGCTCCCAGGGAAAAAATTTCTGTAGAGCAAATTCTCAAAAGCGTGGCCGCTGTTTTTCAAGTGCGCGTCAGTGACTTAAGAGGATCAAACCGCACCAAAGATATTGCCCTTCCCCGACAAGTTGCCATGTATTTGGCTAAAGAAATGATCAATGAATCACTAATCATGCTTGGTGCTTCTTTTGGCAAAACCCATTCAACCATTCTCCATGCATGCAAAAACATCGAGAAAAAGGTCGCAAGCGATGAAAACTTGCGCCGTCAAATTGGAATGGTACGCCGCAATATTGAAGCCTAA
- a CDS encoding DegT/DnrJ/EryC1/StrS family aminotransferase: MSSPFLPYAKQSIQSDDIQAVTDALKEDAITRGPPVRTFEESIASYCGSRYAVAFANGTVALMAAYFALDLQAFDRVISTPNTFIATVGIPIREGIQPQFVDIDRTTGNLDLNQLKKSFNVPLSRGRFFIVPVHFSGIAVDMQMLDRSLCHPDCVVIEDAAHAIGSLYPSGERVGSCAYSDMTIFSFHPAKTMTTGEGGMVTTNDANLYHRLRLYRDNGIEREAPYLKQASAPGYYEVQAITGNFNVTSFQAALGLSQLKRLDSFIEKRRTLVAHYRKNLKNFPHLSLFSDRADSHTAFHLLVAQIDFKAFGTTREKVMEDLKNKGIGSQVHYIPLYRHPVVKSVAEEWLQRYPQMEAYYAQALSLPLYADLTLQEVDRVCETLRSVLKA; the protein is encoded by the coding sequence ATGTCGTCGCCTTTTTTACCATATGCTAAGCAGTCGATTCAAAGCGATGATATTCAAGCAGTTACCGATGCATTAAAAGAAGATGCGATTACGCGAGGTCCTCCAGTCAGGACATTCGAAGAGAGCATCGCCTCTTATTGCGGATCGCGCTATGCCGTTGCGTTTGCTAATGGAACGGTGGCTTTGATGGCCGCCTATTTTGCTTTAGACCTTCAGGCTTTTGATCGAGTCATTTCAACTCCCAATACTTTTATTGCAACCGTCGGCATTCCCATCCGAGAAGGGATTCAGCCTCAATTTGTCGACATCGATCGAACAACGGGAAATTTAGATCTCAATCAATTAAAAAAGTCTTTTAACGTGCCTTTAAGCCGCGGACGGTTTTTTATTGTGCCAGTTCACTTTTCTGGCATCGCGGTTGACATGCAAATGCTCGATCGCTCCCTTTGCCATCCCGATTGCGTCGTTATTGAAGATGCAGCCCATGCCATTGGTTCGCTGTACCCAAGCGGGGAAAGAGTGGGAAGTTGCGCATATAGCGATATGACGATCTTCAGCTTTCATCCGGCCAAAACGATGACGACTGGTGAAGGGGGAATGGTGACAACTAACGACGCCAATCTTTATCACCGCTTAAGGCTTTATCGAGATAACGGCATCGAGCGGGAGGCTCCCTATCTGAAGCAAGCATCAGCCCCGGGCTATTATGAAGTTCAAGCAATTACGGGGAATTTTAATGTGACCAGTTTTCAGGCGGCACTTGGCCTCAGTCAATTGAAGCGCCTCGATTCATTTATTGAGAAGCGCCGCACTTTAGTTGCTCATTACCGCAAAAACTTAAAAAATTTCCCTCATCTGAGCCTTTTTTCCGATCGTGCCGATTCTCATACGGCCTTCCATCTATTGGTGGCTCAAATTGATTTTAAAGCCTTTGGAACAACGCGCGAAAAAGTAATGGAAGATCTTAAGAATAAAGGGATTGGATCTCAAGTGCACTACATTCCCCTCTATCGCCATCCTGTTGTGAAAAGCGTCGCAGAAGAATGGCTGCAGCGCTATCCGCAGATGGAGGCCTATTACGCACAAGCACTCTCCTTACCACTCTATGCCGATTTGACTCTGCAAGAGGTTGATCGCGTTTGTGAAACGTTGAGGAGTGTTTTAAAGGCTTGA
- a CDS encoding tetratricopeptide repeat protein — translation MSRINWLDKLGWTEEHVEDLRYTGYSYIRQGKYDIALAFFEALTVLDPESAYDAQTLGAIYLELNEPAKALKSFDRALKLEADHGPTLLNLTKAFFMLGKKDEGLKLAHILKEEQNPLISNVAKALILAYT, via the coding sequence ATGAGTAGAATCAATTGGCTGGATAAACTGGGCTGGACAGAAGAACACGTTGAAGATTTGCGCTACACGGGTTATTCTTATATTAGACAAGGAAAATATGACATCGCTCTGGCTTTTTTTGAGGCGTTAACCGTCCTAGATCCCGAAAGCGCTTACGACGCGCAAACGCTTGGAGCCATTTACTTGGAGCTTAATGAACCTGCTAAGGCACTCAAGTCATTCGACAGGGCTCTGAAACTCGAGGCAGACCATGGACCTACTCTTCTCAACCTGACTAAAGCTTTTTTTATGCTAGGAAAAAAGGATGAAGGGCTCAAACTTGCCCATATTCTTAAAGAGGAACAGAATCCCCTCATTTCAAACGTCGCGAAGGCTTTGATCTTAGCCTATACCTAA
- a CDS encoding DUF5399 domain-containing protein, with translation MTTIDKLDIGIYIQYARRTQMIEQINQQYHLDEASSIPPQILLVDIYPKLSEMDLLLGIVPVQTPWAYFFPPPRFRFQRRSPFGFFRVAPSLGSFEEEDEDERKLEEIECETETDLKEKKAIKACFEQIDKINNWISFIVGRVGQFLQG, from the coding sequence ATGACAACGATCGATAAACTAGATATTGGGATTTACATCCAATATGCTCGCCGTACGCAGATGATTGAACAAATCAATCAGCAGTATCATTTAGATGAAGCGTCGTCGATCCCTCCACAAATTTTGCTCGTTGACATTTATCCCAAATTATCCGAAATGGATCTTCTGCTTGGGATTGTCCCAGTTCAAACGCCTTGGGCCTATTTTTTCCCCCCTCCCCGTTTTCGCTTTCAGCGCCGTTCCCCTTTTGGTTTCTTTCGAGTCGCTCCAAGCTTAGGCTCTTTTGAAGAAGAGGATGAGGATGAGCGTAAACTTGAGGAGATCGAATGCGAAACGGAGACTGACCTAAAAGAAAAGAAAGCAATCAAAGCTTGTTTTGAACAAATTGACAAGATTAATAATTGGATAAGCTTTATCGTGGGACGAGTTGGTCAGTTCTTACAAGGATAA
- the rsmH gene encoding 16S rRNA (cytosine(1402)-N(4))-methyltransferase RsmH — protein sequence MTQNVPHRSVLLTEVVDAFEPVRLSVFVDGTLGAGGHAEALLQRHPEIDLYLGIDQDPQALALASKRLEPWKDKICFRQGNFSQFDQFLKELSVVQIQGLLVDLGVSSMQLDQAERGFSFSREGPLDMRMNPHASLTAADVVNTWSEQDLGRVFRDYGEEKKWRLAARAIVQARVEKPFVTTTDLAQLLKPLFAWNPKKGINPLTLIFQALRICVNGELAVLEQLMPKALECLEPGGRVAVISFHSLEDRIVKNQLRLAASDKWETSGLGSGLFRDKDPTVALITKKPICPSEEEIKDNPRSRSAKLRVAEKLAKKDS from the coding sequence ATGACTCAAAATGTTCCTCATCGATCCGTATTGTTAACCGAAGTAGTTGACGCTTTTGAACCGGTCCGTTTAAGTGTTTTTGTCGACGGCACGCTGGGAGCGGGCGGACATGCGGAAGCTTTGCTTCAGCGCCATCCCGAAATTGATTTGTATCTTGGAATCGATCAAGATCCTCAAGCTCTTGCTTTAGCATCGAAGCGTTTAGAACCTTGGAAGGATAAGATCTGTTTCCGCCAGGGAAATTTTTCGCAATTCGATCAATTTTTGAAAGAGTTGAGCGTTGTCCAGATCCAGGGGCTGCTGGTAGATTTAGGTGTCTCTTCGATGCAGCTTGATCAGGCCGAACGGGGATTTAGTTTTTCTCGAGAGGGTCCTTTAGACATGCGCATGAATCCTCATGCATCCTTGACGGCAGCGGACGTTGTTAACACCTGGTCTGAGCAGGATTTGGGAAGGGTTTTTCGCGATTATGGCGAGGAGAAGAAATGGCGCTTAGCTGCAAGAGCCATCGTTCAGGCTCGTGTGGAAAAACCTTTTGTGACAACGACCGATTTGGCTCAACTCTTAAAGCCCCTGTTTGCCTGGAATCCCAAAAAGGGGATTAATCCCTTGACTTTGATTTTTCAGGCTTTACGCATTTGTGTGAACGGCGAATTGGCGGTTTTGGAGCAATTAATGCCCAAGGCGCTCGAGTGTTTGGAGCCAGGCGGACGGGTGGCAGTTATAAGCTTCCATAGTTTAGAAGACCGCATTGTGAAAAACCAGTTGCGACTTGCAGCCAGCGATAAGTGGGAAACGAGTGGATTGGGAAGCGGACTCTTTCGCGATAAGGATCCGACAGTGGCTCTCATTACGAAGAAACCCATTTGCCCGTCTGAGGAAGAGATTAAAGACAATCCACGCAGTCGCAGTGCAAAGCTAAGAGTGGCAGAGAAGTTGGCTAAAAAGGATAGCTAG
- a CDS encoding peptidoglycan D,D-transpeptidase FtsI family protein, protein MMQPSTPHSSERRRLLWIALFIFVLFSLLITQFYNIQILEGKKWALQAQKQHFFIVKEPFIRGTFYSNPFIKKNHPAEPQPFAIDVPKFHLYVDPESIPSHLKEEVASHLLATLDISVAERLGFREQFDKPSRSRKLAMWLDKETHQTILKWWQGFAKTYKVPRNALFFIKDYQRSYPFGKLLGNVLHTIQNQKDETTRQALPTGGLELYFNPRLQGKQGKRRLMRSPRNSLETGDVIDYPEHGADIYLTINPCLQAIAEEEIEKGVKKCKAKAGWAAMMDPRTGEILALAQYPFFNLPDYQQFFNDPNLIEHTKVKAVTDANEPGSVFKPFTVALALKANRLLKEKGEKELFTTEEKIATSNGRFPGRSKPITDTRLHYFLNMDMGMQKSSNIYMGRLAERMVARLGNEWYRRQLQQLFGFGQKTYVELPAESTGVLPTPGKYHPNGTPEWSVPTPFSLAMGYNIQANSIQILRAYSILANGGFLVNPTLVRRIVKKDMDGQEITLTDNTSPERAAQFPRVLDEDIVKRVVQSMRYVTKPGGTAVKADVPGYTEVGKTSTTKKIVNGLYSEILYCATFAGFTPVEQAAFVLVVTMDEPEYGYIPGLGKNHNGGNCTAGVFREISKRSLEYLGIPPDDPYGYPYGDPRSSLDKTEWMTETRKLQEIYKKWNNMSQN, encoded by the coding sequence ATGATGCAGCCATCAACTCCTCATTCTTCTGAACGTCGCCGACTCTTATGGATCGCCCTTTTCATCTTTGTCCTGTTCTCCCTTTTGATCACCCAATTTTACAATATCCAGATTTTGGAGGGCAAAAAATGGGCTTTACAGGCTCAAAAGCAACATTTTTTCATCGTGAAAGAGCCTTTTATTCGCGGAACCTTTTATTCCAATCCCTTTATTAAAAAAAATCATCCCGCCGAGCCGCAACCGTTTGCGATTGACGTCCCAAAATTCCACTTGTACGTAGACCCCGAATCAATCCCTTCGCATCTGAAAGAAGAAGTGGCAAGTCATCTTTTGGCTACTTTAGACATTTCGGTTGCCGAGCGTTTAGGTTTTAGAGAACAATTTGACAAGCCAAGTCGCAGTCGTAAGCTCGCCATGTGGCTCGATAAAGAAACCCATCAAACGATTCTAAAATGGTGGCAGGGCTTTGCTAAGACTTACAAAGTTCCACGCAACGCCCTCTTCTTTATTAAAGACTACCAACGCTCCTATCCTTTTGGGAAATTGCTTGGCAATGTCTTGCATACGATCCAGAATCAAAAGGATGAAACAACCCGACAAGCCCTGCCAACAGGAGGACTTGAGCTTTACTTCAATCCTCGGCTGCAAGGTAAGCAAGGAAAACGGCGTCTTATGCGGTCGCCGCGCAATTCTTTGGAAACGGGAGATGTAATCGATTATCCAGAGCATGGGGCCGATATCTATTTAACCATTAATCCATGCCTACAAGCTATTGCAGAAGAAGAAATTGAAAAAGGGGTCAAAAAATGCAAGGCAAAGGCTGGGTGGGCTGCCATGATGGATCCTCGCACAGGCGAGATCTTAGCGTTGGCGCAGTATCCCTTTTTTAATCTGCCCGATTATCAGCAGTTCTTTAACGATCCAAACCTGATCGAGCACACCAAAGTTAAAGCCGTTACCGACGCGAATGAGCCGGGCTCGGTTTTTAAGCCCTTTACTGTGGCTCTTGCACTTAAAGCTAACCGTTTGCTGAAAGAAAAAGGGGAGAAAGAATTATTTACTACGGAAGAGAAAATAGCCACTAGCAACGGACGGTTTCCTGGGCGTTCTAAACCCATTACAGATACCCGGCTTCACTATTTTTTAAACATGGATATGGGGATGCAGAAGTCATCCAACATCTATATGGGTCGACTGGCAGAAAGAATGGTTGCAAGGCTTGGCAATGAGTGGTATCGGCGTCAGCTGCAGCAACTCTTTGGATTCGGACAAAAAACGTATGTCGAGTTGCCGGCCGAAAGCACAGGCGTTTTGCCGACCCCAGGCAAATACCATCCAAATGGCACTCCGGAATGGTCTGTGCCAACTCCATTTTCTTTGGCGATGGGGTACAACATCCAGGCCAATAGCATTCAAATTTTAAGAGCCTATTCGATACTTGCCAATGGGGGATTTCTCGTAAACCCAACGCTCGTTCGCCGCATCGTCAAAAAAGATATGGATGGTCAAGAAATCACACTCACAGACAATACATCGCCTGAAAGAGCGGCTCAGTTTCCGCGCGTGCTAGATGAGGATATTGTCAAACGAGTCGTGCAATCCATGCGCTATGTTACCAAGCCCGGGGGAACGGCTGTTAAGGCTGATGTCCCAGGCTATACTGAGGTGGGAAAAACGAGTACAACAAAAAAAATTGTTAACGGGCTCTATTCAGAGATACTTTACTGTGCCACTTTTGCCGGTTTTACGCCTGTCGAACAGGCAGCCTTTGTCTTAGTCGTAACGATGGATGAACCCGAATATGGTTATATTCCGGGGCTTGGAAAAAACCACAATGGAGGTAATTGCACGGCGGGAGTTTTTCGCGAGATCTCCAAGCGTTCTTTGGAATATTTAGGCATTCCCCCCGACGATCCTTACGGATACCCTTATGGCGACCCCCGCAGCAGTCTTGATAAGACCGAATGGATGACAGAAACGAGAAAGTTGCAAGAAATATATAAGAAATGGAATAACATGTCTCAAAATTAA
- a CDS encoding UDP-N-acetylmuramoyl-L-alanyl-D-glutamate--2,6-diaminopimelate ligase yields MMKLKKLFKELDECQIKGSKETSITGITANSKLVAPGNLFIAKKGKTHDGGHYIPEAIEAGACAILTDLFDPSLKQIVQIIHPNPLAIESTLASEYYQHPSDELFMVGITGTNGKTTISFLIKSLLDAFHGPCGLIGTIEYIVGSHRYQATRTTPDVINNHKMLREMCASGSRSAVMEVTSHALDQGRVDKIDFDVAVFSNLTLDHLDYHVTMEQYCEAKKRLFTALEKSRKKTAPKWAVFNSDSPWAEQIMQGCSVNCLTYGIDQKADLRASKIRLGGQGTHAVVTYRGETVECFWPLAGRFNIYNCLAAMGVMLTRGIPLKALAEKMACLPTVRGRLEPVPNALDLKIYVDFAHSDDALLNVLETLTEIKKGKLIVVFGCGGDRDKTKRPKMAQACERFADLSIVTSDNPRSEDPQAICQEIVKGFTRQDAFLVEVDRRAAIQKAIEIAEPNDSILIAGKGHETYQVFAHKTIEFDDVKVAADICSQLNYSSNPS; encoded by the coding sequence ATGATGAAATTGAAAAAGTTGTTTAAAGAATTGGATGAGTGCCAAATTAAAGGCTCCAAAGAGACATCCATTACAGGCATCACGGCGAATTCCAAACTAGTCGCTCCTGGCAACCTCTTTATCGCTAAAAAAGGGAAAACTCACGATGGTGGCCATTACATTCCTGAAGCAATCGAAGCTGGAGCTTGCGCCATCTTGACAGACCTGTTCGATCCGTCTCTTAAGCAGATCGTGCAAATTATTCATCCAAATCCTCTCGCAATCGAGTCGACTTTAGCCTCAGAGTACTATCAGCATCCATCAGATGAATTATTCATGGTGGGGATTACAGGAACGAATGGTAAAACAACGATCTCATTTCTGATTAAAAGTCTGCTAGATGCCTTCCATGGACCTTGTGGACTGATTGGAACCATCGAATACATCGTCGGATCCCATCGCTATCAAGCGACTCGTACAACACCTGATGTCATTAACAACCATAAAATGCTTCGCGAGATGTGTGCATCTGGAAGCCGATCGGCTGTCATGGAGGTGACATCGCACGCCTTAGATCAAGGGCGCGTCGATAAAATCGATTTCGATGTGGCGGTCTTTTCCAATTTAACTCTCGACCACCTGGACTATCATGTAACGATGGAACAGTACTGTGAAGCTAAAAAGCGTCTATTTACTGCGCTTGAAAAGTCTAGAAAGAAAACGGCTCCAAAATGGGCAGTCTTCAACAGCGATAGCCCTTGGGCAGAACAGATTATGCAAGGATGCAGCGTCAATTGTTTGACATACGGCATCGATCAGAAAGCCGACCTGCGGGCTTCAAAGATCAGGCTTGGGGGGCAAGGTACCCATGCAGTTGTGACTTATCGGGGGGAGACAGTGGAGTGCTTTTGGCCTCTCGCTGGCCGCTTCAATATTTATAATTGCTTAGCTGCGATGGGAGTCATGTTGACTCGAGGTATTCCACTTAAAGCGTTGGCTGAAAAAATGGCCTGCCTGCCCACTGTCAGAGGCCGTTTAGAGCCCGTTCCAAATGCGCTGGACTTGAAAATTTACGTCGATTTTGCCCATTCAGATGATGCGCTGCTTAATGTTCTTGAGACCTTAACAGAAATTAAGAAAGGGAAGTTGATTGTCGTCTTTGGGTGTGGGGGCGATCGCGATAAGACAAAGCGTCCCAAAATGGCGCAAGCATGCGAACGGTTTGCGGACTTAAGCATTGTCACCTCTGACAATCCCCGCTCCGAAGATCCGCAAGCCATCTGTCAAGAGATTGTAAAAGGATTCACAAGGCAGGATGCCTTTCTTGTCGAGGTCGATCGCAGAGCCGCTATTCAAAAAGCGATTGAGATCGCCGAACCAAACGACAGCATTTTAATTGCCGGTAAGGGGCATGAAACCTACCAAGTTTTTGCGCATAAAACCATTGAGTTTGATGATGTAAAAGTCGCGGCCGACATTTGTTCGCAGCTCAATTATTCTTCTAATCCTAGTTAA